The genomic segment GACGCCCGCGCTACTTTGTTTTCAGGGATTCTTCCAGCTTGAGTTTCTGAGATCGACTGGCTCGCACTTCTCTGCCATTCTGCAGCACAACAATGCGGGCGCCGAAGCGTGTGGTTTTGAGCTCACGAACGCGATCCAAATTGATAATGGCGCAACGGTGCACGCGGATGAATTTTCCGGGATCCATCTGTGTCTGGATCCGGTTCATGCTTTCGCGCATTAAATGAGATCCGGACGGAGTATGAAAAACCACATAGTTATCCGCAGCTTCAATCCAATCTACGTCCTGAACCTCTACATAACTGATGTGGCCGGCTGATCGTATTTCTAAACGGGCGGGATACACAGCTGTCCGGCGCCGCTCCTTATCCCGGTACTCGGACAACAAGGCAGAGACCTGCTCCATAAACTGACTCTGGTAAAGCAGCCGAATCCGGGATTTTGCATGCTGCAATGCTTTCTTGAACCGTTCTTCATCAAAGGGCTTCAGAAGATAGTCGAGAGCGTGCACCTCGAAAGCCTGAATGGCAAATTCATCGTAAGCTGTTACAAATATAATGAAGGGAACTTTGTCAGTATCAAGTGATTGAAGCATCTCAAAACCGTTCATCCCCGGCATTTGAACATCTAGAAACAGAAGATCTGGCTGCAGCTGATGAACCAGGTCCAATGCAGGCAATCCGCCTCCGCATTGTTCAATCACTTTGATTTCCGGGTCATTTCCCAGGTAACGCAGGATGATGCGTCGGGCCAGCGGCTCATCATCCACGATGATGGCCGTAATCTGTTGCACCGCGGTTGTCATGCGACTTCCCGTTTTGTAGATTCGACTGGAATCTCAATCAATACCCTGAAGCCATTTGCCGAATTTCCCGCTTCAAAACGAAAAGAGCCACCGTAAAAATTCAGTAAGCGTTCGCGTGTGTTTGACATCCCGATTCCCTCTTTCAAATTCGTTTGTGCTATACCCGGTCCATTGTCCTCCACGCATATGTGCAAATTGCGTTCCACTATCGAGGCTTTAATCTGGATTTCGCCCTGCTGCATCCTGCGAGCGATTCCATGCTTGATTGCATTCTCCACAAGTGGTTGCAAAATCAAGTTAGGCACAGGAACTCCCAACGCTGCGGGATCTGCCTCAACATTAACTACAAGTCGGTCTTGAAAGCGGGTTTTCTGTATATCGAGATAGTATTTCAAGAATTCAAGCTCTTTCTGCAACAGCACTTTCTGTACAGTCATCTGCTGAAGGGTCAACTGGAAAAAGTTCTTCAACTGTTGCAGCATCCTTTGCGCCGCATCACGGTCTTCCTGAATCAGGCCGATCAGAGCATGGAGCGTATTAAATAAGAAATGAGGGTGGAGCTGCATATTCAGCGCCTGTAGATGAGCTGAAGATAGCTGGAGCTGAAGAGAAGATACAGTCAGTTCTCTTTGAACGTAACGAGAGTAATAACGATTTGCGGTTACAAAGAAAACAAAACTCCAGTAAATCAAAAGGTGTTTGGTGAGCCCTGCGCCGGTAGCATCCAGCAAAAGATCTTTCGACGGCTTCCCCGTCATTTCGTTGATTGCATTCTGTGTGATCACTGCTGAGATCATCGTAAAAATCCAAACTGACAAACTGAGAGGTATGTGAACGGAAAGACTCTTCGCCAACTGTTTTGATTCCAATGGAAAACGTTCGCACAGTCGCAACAAGAAAGGTGTTAGTACTGCCCACAGAAGCCACGGAGCATTCAAGAAGACAAGGCCGGTCCATGACAAAGAACTGCCCTGCATGAAACGGAGCAGTTCCATGCGCGCAGTAAAAAACAGACCTACAACAATCCAGCACAGGGACATCCATCCCCACTGAATCTCGGCTGGTTTCTCCGAAGGACCGCAAGGACTGGGGAGCGACTTCCTATCAACAGGGAAACTTATTGAGCTGCGCAAATTGTCAGCTAGTTTTACAATTTTTTGTGTGGCCTTCTTAGTATCCTGATGAATCAGCGCCGCAATCTCCGAAAAAGCGCGGAAAATCAGCTCCGGATTGATTCGAGTCTTCAAGGCCTTCACACGCGCCTGAGCCAGTTCTGATTCGAGATGGACAACTTTTAATTCTTCACCCCGCAATCGGTGGTAAACGGCAAGCATGTGACAGATAGTCGCAATCACCAGATAAGCAGGAATGCGCCAGGTCAGCTTGTAAATAGTCGGACCCAGGTCCGCAAAATTCAAAGGTGGACAAGGATATCCGAGGAAACTAAACATCAGTTCGCCGAGGTAAAACTGTCCGCAAAGATGAGTCGCGGCTACCACAATACTGGCAAGAATATGAAGAATTCCGTGCCGGAGAACTTTTCCCTTTTTTAAAGGATAGTGACGCACAAGGTAGGCGATCGGCGCGATCAGGAGAAGCCAGAGGTAAGAACCGATAAACTCCCAGTAAGCATACCTTAAGTCGAAAGGTCGGTCCCACAGATACAAGCCTGTGAAGGAGTCAATCGTTGTTGCGAAGCCAAAGATAGTGGCGACAATGAATAGGTTTGCTGCAAAAAGAATCCTGCGATCACGAAACGCCATGAACATTGCTCATGACTTCTACCGTATCACAAAGGAATCACGGGATCGTTTTCACAGGGGTGAATTGCTACGAAAATGACGTGAACGGAGCTGTGGTGCGGGCGGCCCCGCCCGCGCCACCACAATTAGAAGGTTACGGACAATTCAGCAGAACAAGAATCAAAAGGAGCG from the bacterium genome contains:
- a CDS encoding response regulator → MTTAVQQITAIIVDDEPLARRIILRYLGNDPEIKVIEQCGGGLPALDLVHQLQPDLLFLDVQMPGMNGFEMLQSLDTDKVPFIIFVTAYDEFAIQAFEVHALDYLLKPFDEERFKKALQHAKSRIRLLYQSQFMEQVSALLSEYRDKERRRTAVYPARLEIRSAGHISYVEVQDVDWIEAADNYVVFHTPSGSHLMRESMNRIQTQMDPGKFIRVHRCAIINLDRVRELKTTRFGARIVVLQNGREVRASRSQKLKLEESLKTK
- a CDS encoding histidine kinase; translation: MAFRDRRILFAANLFIVATIFGFATTIDSFTGLYLWDRPFDLRYAYWEFIGSYLWLLLIAPIAYLVRHYPLKKGKVLRHGILHILASIVVAATHLCGQFYLGELMFSFLGYPCPPLNFADLGPTIYKLTWRIPAYLVIATICHMLAVYHRLRGEELKVVHLESELAQARVKALKTRINPELIFRAFSEIAALIHQDTKKATQKIVKLADNLRSSISFPVDRKSLPSPCGPSEKPAEIQWGWMSLCWIVVGLFFTARMELLRFMQGSSLSWTGLVFLNAPWLLWAVLTPFLLRLCERFPLESKQLAKSLSVHIPLSLSVWIFTMISAVITQNAINEMTGKPSKDLLLDATGAGLTKHLLIYWSFVFFVTANRYYSRYVQRELTVSSLQLQLSSAHLQALNMQLHPHFLFNTLHALIGLIQEDRDAAQRMLQQLKNFFQLTLQQMTVQKVLLQKELEFLKYYLDIQKTRFQDRLVVNVEADPAALGVPVPNLILQPLVENAIKHGIARRMQQGEIQIKASIVERNLHICVEDNGPGIAQTNLKEGIGMSNTRERLLNFYGGSFRFEAGNSANGFRVLIEIPVESTKREVA